A segment of the Candidatus Gastranaerophilales bacterium genome:
TTACACCTAATTTAACCATTTTTTACCTCAGTTTAAATACTAATATTGAATATATCTTTGGCGCGAAAAGAAGCATTCCTATAACAATAGACAGGCATGAGATTAAAAACACCGCTCCTGCGCAAATATCTTTTCCCATTTTTGCAAGCATAGAGTATTTGTTGCCAAAATAGGCATCAATAATAAATTCATTGACAGTGTTCATCATTTCCGCAAACAGCATCAATGCCACAGTAAAAGTAAAAATGGCAAGTTCTACATAAGTAAAACGCAAGTAAAGCGCTAAAATAAAGCCCATTATAGCAAAGATAACCTCTACTCTGAAATTCAGCTGTGATTTAAGGCAAATGAACACGCCCCTAAGAGCAAAGCCCATACTTTCAGTTACTCCCGAAGCCTTATATTTTGACATTTTTAATTCTTTCTATCATAACCTGTTGTAATTCTAACATAAATGTCAAATTTTTATTATCAGGGTGGTCAATGCCGATAAGATGCAAAACCCCATGTGCTAATAAGTTCATAAACTCATCAATTTCAGTTACATTATTTTCGCAGGCTTGTTCTTTTGATTTTTCAAGCGAAATAATAATTTGTCCAAGGCTTATGGTTAAGTTGTTGATGAATTTATGTTCACTGTCGGCAAAAAGTGCGAAGGTGATTACATCTGTAGGCTCGTCAATCTTCCTGTATTCCTTGTTTATTTTACGGATTTTATCGTTGTCACAAAGCAAAATTTCAAATTCAACATCAAGTTTGTTATGGTCTAACTCTTTGAAACAGGACTTTTCTACAATAATATCTTCCGATAATGCAAGGTTTAAAAGCTCTTTTGCATAAACTTCCACTTCTGCGTTATTTAATTGGAATTGTGTTTTTGAAATATTTTCACAAAAGGCATTAAGCATTTTTGTTATCTTCTTTCTTTTGGTTTTTAGCTTCAATCTCATCAAGGATATCTTCATGATATTTGATTCTATGGTGCTGCATACCTCTTAAAATACGGTTAAAAGTAGCTGCAATGGTCT
Coding sequences within it:
- a CDS encoding diacylglycerol kinase family protein; the encoded protein is MSKYKASGVTESMGFALRGVFICLKSQLNFRVEVIFAIMGFILALYLRFTYVELAIFTFTVALMLFAEMMNTVNEFIIDAYFGNKYSMLAKMGKDICAGAVFLISCLSIVIGMLLFAPKIYSILVFKLR
- the ybeY gene encoding rRNA maturation RNase YbeY, producing the protein MLNAFCENISKTQFQLNNAEVEVYAKELLNLALSEDIIVEKSCFKELDHNKLDVEFEILLCDNDKIRKINKEYRKIDEPTDVITFALFADSEHKFINNLTISLGQIIISLEKSKEQACENNVTEIDEFMNLLAHGVLHLIGIDHPDNKNLTFMLELQQVMIERIKNVKI